In Catharus ustulatus isolate bCatUst1 chromosome 29, bCatUst1.pri.v2, whole genome shotgun sequence, the following are encoded in one genomic region:
- the TIMM13 gene encoding mitochondrial import inner membrane translocase subunit Tim13 — protein MESGFGSDFGSGGGGGGKLDPGLIMEQVKVQIAVANAQELLQRMTDKCFRKCIGKPGGALDNSEQKCIAMCMDRYMDSWNTVSRAYNSRLQRERANM, from the exons ATGGAGAGCGGCTTCGGTTCCGACTTCGGCTCcggaggaggcggcggggggaAGTTGGACCCGGGGCTCATCATGGAGCAGGTGAAGGTGCAGATCGCCGTGGCCAATGCACAGGAGCTTTTGCAG CGGATGACGGACAAGTGCTTTCGGAAGTGCATcgggaagcccggcggcgcctTGGACAACTCCGAACAG AAGTGCATCGCCATGTGCATGGACCGGTACATGGACTCCTGGAACACAGTTTCGCGAGCCTACAATTCTCGTCTGCAGCGGGAGAGAGCCAACATGTGA